In Torulaspora delbrueckii CBS 1146 chromosome 1, complete genome, one genomic interval encodes:
- the EXG2 gene encoding glucan exo-1,3-beta-glucosidase (similar to Saccharomyces cerevisiae EXG2 (YDR261C); ancestral locus Anc_5.621): MLGVLAPLIFISCVVIASRDVISTEQLRTLQKRFDSYYNDNDSISVKGITIGGWLVSEPYITPSLYRNASELAAKSGNNSEIIDEFTFCDVLGYEQAQSLLQDHWESWINEADFKQISDDGFNLVRIPIGYWAWKQDYETNRYVGNITYTDPYVGNGLQLKYLEKALSWAEQYSLNVWIDLHGAPSSQNGFDNSGERDLYSTKLGWLATSGSRDLTMAVWQSIFESYLNLNTNSPIVGIEIMNEPLSPKLDSDQMTHCFYEAFKLFKDEQASHDNTTFVIHDAFKEIGYWNLQFNPDYNNVSSQFTNISNLSFSSQDVLIDHHHYEVFTDSQLNNTQYQRILNIMNYGDSIYDELPYHAAVVGEWSAAITDCATWLNGVGIGSRYDGSYYNTTEFNTTDQPVGKCLSQQPIGNWTKQYRTQVRQFVEAQLATYSTRTSGWIFWNWKTEDAAEWDYLKLKENNLFPSPFDNYTYFDTDGGLKPSVSSSLSKEATATSKSSAVAIQRPFQAVQWQHFSLTLNTIIGTSLVAIMLVCIFL; this comes from the coding sequence ATGCTTGGCGTGCTGGCCCCTTTAATATTTATTTCATGCGTTGTCATTGCCTCAAGAGACGTTATTTCAACTGAGCAATTGCGTACGTTGCAAAAGAGATTCGATTCCTACTataatgataatgattcTATTTCCGTCAAGGGAATCACAATTGGTGGTTGGCTAGTGAGTGAACCGTATATCACCCCATCTTTGTACAGGAATGCCAGTGAATTAGCTGCAAAATCTGGAAATAATTCTGAAATTATCGACGAATTCACATTTTGTGATGTGCTTGGGTATGAACAAGCACAATCGCTTTTGCAAGACCATTGGGAGTCCTGGATCAACGAAGCAGATTTCAAACAGATCAGTGACGATGGGTTTAACCTTGTTCGGATTCCAATTGGTTATTGGGCATGGAAACAGGATTATGAGACCAATCGGTACGTCGGAAACATAACTTACACCGATCCATACGTGGGCAACGGTCTGCAATTGAAATACCTGGAGAAAGCGTTGAGTTGGGCAGAGCAGTATAGTTTGAACGTATGGATCGACTTACATGGTGCGCCATCGTCACAAAATGGATTCGATAACTCTGGAGAGAGGGATCTGTATAGTACTAAACTCGGCTGGCTCGCAACATCTGGTTCAAGAGATTTGACTATGGCGGTTTGGCAGTCAATCTTTGAATCCTACTTGAATCTTAATACTAACAGCCCCATTGTTGGGATCGAGATTATGAACGAACCACTCAGTCCCAAATTAGACTCCGATCAGATGACACACTGTTTCTACGAAGCCtttaaactcttcaagGACGAGCAAGCCTCGCATGATAACACTACTTTTGTCATTCATGATGCATTCAAGGAAATTGGTTATTGGAACTTGCAATTCAATCCTGACTACAACAACGTCTCAAGTCAGTTCACAAACATCAGCAACCTTTCCTTTAGCTCACAAGATGTCTTGATAGATCATCACCACTATGAAGTATTCACAGATTCCCAATTAAACAATACGCAGTACCAGCGAATCCTCAATATCATGAATTATGGTGACTCAATCTACGACGAATTACCGTATCATGCGGCAGTGGTGGGCGAATGGTCCGCAGCAATCACCGACTGTGCCACCTGGTTGAACGGGGTGGGAATCGGGTCCCGTTACGACGGGTCATACTACAACACCACGGAATTCAACACTACCGATCAACCTGTAGGTAAATGTTTATCTCAACAGCCCATTGGCAACTGGACTAAGCAGTACAGGACACAAGTGAGACAGTTTGTGGAAGCCCAATTGGCCACTTACTCAACAAGAACGTCGGGGtggatcttttggaacTGGAAGACTGAGGATGCAGCTGAGTGGGATTACttaaaattgaaggagaacAACCTTTTCCCAAGCCCATTCGACAATTACACTTATTTTGATACCGACGGCGGTTTAAAACCTTCTGTTTCAAGCTCTTTGTCGAAAGAAGCCACTGCAACAAGTAAGAGTTCTGCTGTTGCAATCCAGAGACCTTTCCAGGCAGTTCAATGGCAGCACTTCAGTCTCACATTGAACACAATCATTGGAACTTCGCTAGTAGCTATCATGCTAGTTTGCATCTTTCTGTAA
- the TDEL0A04910 gene encoding exonuclease 1 (similar to Saccharomyces cerevisiae DIN7 (YDR263C) and EXO1 (YOR033C); ancestral locus Anc_5.625) codes for MGIQGLLPQLKSIQNPVSLVRYEGQTLGIDGYAWLHRAACCCAYELVTGQPTAKYLQFFIRKISMLKSFKIEPFFIFDGDAIGVKKDTEVKRREKRAENKSIAEKLWKLGERSNAMDYFQKCVDVTPEMAKCIIDYCKTNRIQYIVAPFEADAQMVYLEKQNLIHGILSEDSDLLIFGCRKLITKMNDFGECIEICRDDFDQLPRKFPLNQLTDEEIRIMVCLSGCDYTSGIPKVGLITAMKLVRQFRTLDRVLLSIQRDGKYKVPPNFDQETILANFAFQFQRVFCPIRRKIVSLTEIPPHLLNCRELYESIGYVVHKSTGSKGCVMNDDDIDHDLHLRIAIGDLNPNNVQKRLVNREHKLQLTSKSELQVENSKSRPAVGSIDSFFSQATIDNKIPKLTVLDKISKPKPPVVDKIAETIKRRKLSHNYSIPTTTTSKFFQTTQPDEDDIETEVPSSQLPTQVSSVSATQLETDDDEILDEVECDYKQPIGPSAPRTAGPRLLSTSADFSILHQFRYSGTREPLQAKNPNKMDRMVNVSSQKNMNSHKRPQNARGIVVRATTTTSQQHQTTARPALRSLSLSSRFSYSANRS; via the coding sequence ATGGGTATTCAAGGTCTGCTTCCACAATTGAAGTCCATTCAGAATCCAGTTTCATTGGTCCGATACGAAGGTCAGACCCTGGGGATCGATGGTTATGCCTGGTTACATCGCGCTGCCTGTTGCTGTGCATATGAGCTCGTAACGGGCCAACCAACAGCCAAGTACTTGCAGTTCTTTATCAGGAAGATTAGCATGttgaaatctttcaaaatcgAACCCTTTTTCATATTTGATGGTGATGCAATTGGTGTCAAGAAGGATACTGAGGTAAAGAGAAGGGAAAAGAGAGCTGAGAACAAGAGCATTGCTGAAAAGCTTTGGAAGTTAGGTGAAAGATCTAATGCTATGGATTACTTCCAGAAATGTGTGGATGTGACCCCCGAGATGGCCAAATGCATAATTGACTACTGTAAAACAAATAGGATCCAGTATATCGTTGCGCCCTTTGAAGCAGATGCGCAAATGGTTTACTTGGAGAAACAAAACCTGATCCACGGAATCCTCTCGGAGGACTCAGATCTATTAATCTTTGGTTGCAGAAAATTGATCACCAAGATGAACGATTTTGGTGAGTGCATTGAAATTTGTCGAGACGATTTTGATCAGCTGCCCAGAAAGTTCCCGttgaatcaattgacggatgaagagatcagAATTATGGTGTGCCTGTCTGGATGTGATTATACCAGTGGGATCCCCAAAGTGGGGTTAATCACGGCGATGAAACTGGTGAGACAGTTCCGTACACTGGATCGAGTTTTGTTGAGTATTCAAAGAGATGGTAAATATAAGGTCCCACCAAATTTTGACCAAGAGACCATACTAGCAAATTTTGCgttccaatttcaaagagtatTCTGCCCGATCAGAAGAAAGATTGTCAGCTTGACCGAGATTCCTCCTCACTTACTTAATTGCAGAGAACTATATGAAAGCATTGGCTATGTTGTTCATAAAAGTACCGGTTCAAAAGGCTGTGTTATGAACGACGACGATATCGACCACGATTTGCATCTCAGGATCGCTATTGGTGATCTTAACCCTAATAACGTTCAAAAGAGGTTGGTAAACCGGGAACATAAATTACAACTGACTTCCAAATCAGAATTACAGGTGGAAAACAGTAAGAGTCGTCCAGCAGTGGGATCGAtcgattctttcttcagtCAGGCAACGATTGATAACAAGATACCCAAGCTTACTGTCTTAGATAAGATATCCAAGCCTAAACCGCCCGTAGTAGATAAAATAGCGGAAACgatcaagagaagaaagctcaGTCACAATTACAGCataccaacaacaacaacaagcAAGTTTTTTCAAACGACACAGCCtgacgaagatgatatCGAGACTGAAGTACCTTCATCACAACTGCCAACCCAGGTATCCAGCGTATCAGCGACCCAATTGGAGACCGATGACGACGAAATCCtagatgaagttgaatGCGATTACAAGCAACCCATCGGACCATCGGCTCCTCGTACTGCCGGTCCAAGACTTCTTTCAACCAGTGCTGACTTTTCCATACTCCACCAATTTAGATACTCGGGTACACGCGAACCTCTACAGGCCAAGAATCCCAACAAGATGGACCGAATGGTCAACGTATCCTCTCAAAAAAACATGAATAGTCATAAGAGACCCCAAAATGCTCGTGGGATCGTTGTTCGAGCTACTACAACTACTAGTCAACAGCACCAGACAACTGCGAGACCAGCGCTTAGGTCGCTCTCGCTCTCGTCAAGGTTCTCCTATAGTGCCAACCGCAGCTAA
- the DFG16 gene encoding Dfg16p (similar to Saccharomyces cerevisiae DFG16 (YOR030W); ancestral locus Anc_5.622): MSRWLLLRLGLLVVASASQTLPEGISDAIGPDNFSLTELLNEALSKPSFNQCRADVLTGGFISMGNESDTLQDNYTVSTPYLFISCPNDSRASQNDSLMLRNLALALNAPSVVYDIDKVLSKDSFENSILMITFTKCAVCIGTWMVYLVWILLPSKTSFSKSFLVPTYVLFSAIYDTAMLCKGVKDILEKQYRLNIQDSSEYESHIVNGVAHKVGSLICNAMANLNWTALIYYMFHDNKRIKVGWLPFTVANRNRLIIAIGLALTLIDTGLFAGLQWHATRPHATRPLWVSFKVFEFMIYTLFCGSTAFYIWRDFRFILAPQRKSSTSKIPIITILRLIWDDYHETIPLLFYNINLFVLLYFTTIYLTIDFSPTHKWQFGVIGFMKLIVTVSVWGLINVLERREFIISKETVLGRKIYNDDEYFFDPKLSSQYRSVDTDGSGGLSRSASRENERSNADNGNRKRSIYSPLKYPAKVWRSQMERSKNIRANSRKRRKRFLDTFIGKRVSPDSAHKHPAGEMNEISSPTLQLGLHENERSSADLIRESAINSASECNTVETTLARNYIYGYSDGD, encoded by the coding sequence ATGTCTAGATGGTTATTGCTGCGGCTGGGACTATTAGTGGTCGCATCTGCGAGTCAGACGTTACCAGAAGGTATTTCTGATGCGATAGGGCCTGATAATTTCTCGCTGACTGAACTTCTCAATGAAGCTCTGTCGAAACCTTCCTTTAACCAATGCAGGGCCGATGTTTTGACTGGTGGGTTCATCAGCATGGGCAACGAGAGTGATACCTTACAGGACAATTATACAGTCAGCACTCCTTATCTGTTTATAAGCTGTCCAAATGATAGTAGGGCGTCTCAGAATGACTCATTGATGCTTAGGAATTTGGCTTTGGCACTTAATGCTCCTTCAGTGGTATATGATATCGATAAGGTTCTCTCGAAGGACTCCTTTGAAAACAGTATTCTAATGATTACATTCACGAAGTGTGCGGTATGCATAGGTACCTGGATGGTATATTTGGTCTGGATACTTTTGCCATCAAAAACGTCCTTTAGCAAGAGTTTTTTAGTACCGACTTATGTCCTATTCTCAGCCATATATGACACAGCGATGCTTTGCAAAGGTGTTAAGGATATTCTAGAAAAACAGTATCGTTTGAACATACAAGATTCATCTGAGTATGAGAGCCACATCGTTAATGGGGTAGCTCACAAAGTCGGTAGTCTAATCTGCAATGCAATGGCAAATTTGAATTGGACTGCTCTGATTTACTACATGTTTCATGACAATAAAAGAATAAAAGTGGGCTGGTTACCATTTACAGTAGCTAACAGAAACAGGCTGATAATTGCAATAGGTTTAGCTTTAACGCTGATAGACACAGGGCTATTTGCCGGGTTGCAATGGCATGCGACTAGACCCCATGCGACTAGACCCCTTTGGGTCAgcttcaaagtctttgagTTCATGATCTATACACTGTTCTGCGGATCAACTGCATTCTATATCTGGCGTGATTTCAGGTTTATCTTGGCTCCACAACGTAAGAGTTCGACTAGCAAGATTCCAATAATTACTATATTACGTCTGATATGGGATGATTATCATGAGACGATTCCATTACTTTTTTACAACATTAACCTGTTTGTTCTGTTGTATTTTACGACCATTTATCTCACCATCGACTTCAGTCCGACCCACAAGTGGCAATTTGGAGTCATTGGATTCATGAAGTTGATAGTCACTGTTAGTGTTTGGGGCCTTATCAACGTACTTGAAAGGAGagagttcatcatcagtaaAGAGACGGTTCTGGGAAGAAAGATCTACAACGACGACGAGTATTTTTTTGATCCCAAATTGTCGTCCCAATATCGAAGCGTTGACACGGACGGATCCGGTGGCCTGTCTAGAAGTGCATCAAGAGAGAATGAGCGGTCTAACGCTGATAACGGGAATCGAAAACGCTCCATCTACTCTCCATTGAAATATCCAGCCAAAGTGTGGAGGTCACAAATGGAGCGATCAAAGAATATTCGAGCTAATAGCAGAAAAAGACGCAAGAGATTTCTAGATACTTTCATTGGCAAACGCGTTAGCCCCGACAGTGCACATAAACATCCCGCTGGCGAGATGAATGAAATATCTAGCCCAACGTTGCAGTTGGGTCTGCACGAAAATGAAAGAAGCTCCGCCGACTTGATTCGCGAGTCCGCAATAAACAGCGCTAGTGAATGCAATACGGTCGAGACGACATTGGCAAGAAACTACATTTACGGCTACAGCGACGGCGATTAA
- the HMS1 gene encoding Hms1p (similar to Saccharomyces cerevisiae HMS1 (YOR032C); ancestral locus Anc_5.624): MNGSDFFGKDQLYGGEVDDGGYYASSCLTSHHSSPAGAQNAASITPESFHSYQNGSQQQQDPQEAKLRGSPFDFSDYDESINFDIQPPRQLEQNSQVKVPVPQVENPNVVKSEFSPVFPASESSSTSQSSSWMNRPQANDFFNDGYDYLVKDELDVNLDNDVGSHDTNGKVFKKRKEKTSHNVIEKKYRTNINDKIFQLREIVPSLRVAYKRYSGIPVLSQDATDLDGLEPARKLNKASILLKTIEYIQHLESKCSLYKSENQRLKSNISTPESLRAQNSAVPTTTIPVGHEASTHSNNIPTDLSNQFDQFSDSAYNTMPLPVPQNNMNSYINENNNNNNNNANTDYTSKLLMGGLAMTMGASCFGDTGDMGSARALFAMPIFHFSPHSGFALSNANGMVSFQSSIFALLKISLVVITALYLLNGLLFSSKRTSDKNPTSDVVSMIPTKDTVRFDTVGYLTRTLKKTFVLNKLKYNVNSMERIESRIAKCFAIKLYFQHSKFPWCNLAEIYINKRWSELKKQVEEANLKSKGSLKMGLEWGMITNIASVEDKLTLGNQSLLQELSRRHQEYELKEFLSLVNSFVLKEKIEKSMGRLMHQLANGKFQDLAQLAQSFHQQYIEDDKILESMPEEFTVIDCLTNPHKSSCDKLSKLIKNSREVKSEILLEEQLVLYGSVMRNLINLQKFDQCVIWMKKMPLRELSDSKDKLSIVGFTSMFLMLNSILENLQEFKQHPLILERVCGDLRVWLGSSLGDVIELETRNKLINYCIDKALLCDSLTNYDDDEYDKETEEDVEEDQDDDTTEFEDDKES, encoded by the coding sequence ATGAACGGTTCGGATTTTTTTGGGAAAGATCAGTTATATGGGGGCGAAGTTGACGATGGGGGTTATTATGCCAGTAGTTGTCTCACAAGTCATCATTCATCACCCGCTGGCGCCCAGAATGCGGCTAGTATAACCCCAGAGTCGTTTCACTCGTACCAGAATGGTTCTCAGCAACAACAGGACCCACAAGAGGCGAAGTTACGCGGATCGCCGTTTGATTTTAGTGATTATGATGAAAGTATAAATTTCGATATCCAACCTCCCCGGCAATTGGAACAGAACTCACAGGTTAAGGTACCGGTACCACAGGTTGAGAACCCTAATGTTGTGAAATCCGAATTTTCACCCGTTTTCCCAGCATCCGAGTCATCTTCCACATctcaatcttcttcctggATGAATAGACCTCAAgcaaatgatttcttcaatgacgGGTACGACTATTTGGTCAAGGATGAGCTAGATGTTAATTTGGATAACGATGTCGGAAGTCATGATACAAATGGgaaagttttcaagaaacGGAAGGAAAAGACTTCTCACAATGTTATCGAGAAGAAATACAGAACGAATATTAACGACAAGATTTTCCAATTGAGAGAGATAGTTCCCTCATTACGGGTCGCATATAAGAGGTATAGCGGTATACCGGTTTTGTCACAGGATGCCACCGATCTCGATGGTTTGGAGCCCGCTAGGAAGTTAAACAAGGCTTCTATCCTGCTTAAGACTATAGAATACATTCAGCATTTGGAATCCAAGTGTTCGCTTTACAAGTCGGAAAATCAACGGCTGAAGAGCAACATCTCTACACCTGAGAGTCTGCGTGCCCAGAATTCGGCTGttccaacaacaacgatACCCGTTGGCCATGAGGCTAGCACACATAGTAATAATATCCCCACTGATTTGTCCAATCAATTTGACCAGTTCTCCGACTCGGCGTACAATACAATGCCACTACCAGTACCGCAGAACAATATGAATTCATACATCAATGAAAACAACAATAACAATAACAACAATGCCAATACCGATTACACTTCTAAACTGCTGATGGGCGGGCTCGCGATGACCATGGGAGCTAGTTGTTTCGGTGATACTGGTGATATGGGATCTGCGCGTGCCCTCTTCGCCATGCCAATATTCCATTTTTCGCCTCATAGCGGATTTGCGCTGTCGAATGCTAATGGGATGGTCAGTTTTCAATCGTCGATCTTTGCTTTACTGAAGATTTCGCTGGTCGTTATCACTGCTCTATACCTACTCAATGGGCTCCTTTTCTCCTCAAAGAGAACCTCCGACAAGAATCCTACCTCAGACGTAGTTTCGATGATTCCAACCAAAGATACCGTTAGGTTCGATACAGTGGGATATCTAACGCGAAcactgaagaagactttTGTCCTCAACAAGCTCAAATATAACGTCAATTCAATGGAGAGAATCGAATCCAGAATTGCTAAGTGTTTTGCTATAAAGCTTTATTTCCAACATTCGAAATTCCCATGGTGTAACCTTGCTGAGATCTATATCAACAAGAGATGGAGTGAGCTTAAGAAACAAGTCGAGGAAGCtaatttgaagagcaaaggttctttgaaaatggGTTTGGAATGGGGCATGATTACCAACATCGCCAGTGTGGAAGATAAATTAACTTTAGGTAATCAAAGTCTTCTACAGGAATTATCCAGGCGTCATCAGGAATATGAGCTAAAAGAGTTTTTATCATTGGTGAATTCTTTTGTCCTCAAAGAGAAAATCGAAAAATCGATGGGGCGACTAATGCACCAATTGGCCAATGGTAAATTTCAAGACTTGGCCCAGTTAGCCCAATCCTTCCATCAACAATACATCGAGGATGATAAGATTTTGGAGTCGATGCCCGAAGAGTTCACGGTCATCGATTGTTTGACTAATCCCCACAAGAGTAGCTGTGACAAACTTTCCAAGCTGATCAAGAATAGCAGGGAGGTCAAGTCAGAgattcttttggaagagCAGCTGGTACTATACGGTTCAGTGATGAGGAATCTAATAAACCTGcagaaatttgatcaatgcGTCAtctggatgaagaagatgccACTAAGGGAACTAAGCGACTCGAAAGACAAACTGTCGATTGTAGGTTTCACTTCGATGTTCCTGATGTTGAACTCTATCTTGGagaatcttcaagaattcaagcAACATCCATTAATTTTGGAAAGAGTTTGTGGTGACCTTAGAGTGTGGCTGGGTTCGTCATTGGGCGACGTGATAGAACTTGAAACGAGAAAcaagttgatcaactatTGCATAGATAAGGCTTTACTATGTGATTCGTTGACAaattatgatgatgatgaataCGACAAggaaactgaagaagatgtcgaagaagatcaggatgatgatacGACAGAGTTCGAAGACGATAAAGAGAGCTAA
- the TDEL0A04920 gene encoding ankyrin repeat domain-containing DHHC palmitoyltransferase family protein (similar to Saccharomyces cerevisiae AKR1 (YDR264C) and AKR2 (YOR034C); ancestral locus Anc_5.626): MSGDKLETGVASDAEGSLDNLSLSSVQPILSNNAQDNDKGESEDTRNHLDAANGEEGEESDPILDRYFRACQKGDLKTVKEMIEGGIININEDYDPIEKVTGLHWASINNRLSVVSYLVANGADVNAKAGTLHAPPLHWAARYGYVYIVHYLLAHGADATLEDDQGFNLLHLSVNSSNIMLVQYVLFFVVSKGIIDVDCQDPNGRTPLLWAAYQGDSLTVDSLLRFGAHPKVPDSGGFTPLHWGTLKGQPHVLMYLIQSGGDFFLKTNDGKDCFTIAKEMNTVHSLTEALNHCGFNPEGYPYKKYFGKSYHAKLTTFFIPWIFLGIAFGLFAHIHPLIALPITLVFGIASIKALNNFVLTSYGRTGVTPLSLLRTPLYAGVFSGSVFWLVCVWVRKVLPMTLVEEFWSNLALTILIFSVGYHFVKLLKEDSGCVPPERDYEKIRDTVSELLKVGKYDTRHFCIESWIRKPLRSRFSSLNGTLIARFDHYCPWIYNDVGLKNHKRFLYFVALIEVAVWIFAHLCLEYFDELEDNYDDYNGDLKCFLIGDSELCAGLTYDLFTTLILLWAVFQSIWVGCLVFVQAFQIFKGVTNYEYSKLMRDNKRINIDPAVANEFFSTAPEDLDADLTTESRVTDIDTTAPDSRRRPLPRLNESRRCFGTFCAITGMDQWIMILKEAVGMSREALGSSQTSQSSFPTDYGWKTNIKDFWLLSDKTAPMWQRVFYSPVTSRALLGGQEVNYYELYNYPEKI; encoded by the coding sequence atgagTGGAGACAAGTTGGAAACTGGGGTCGCGTCTGATGCAGAAGGATCGTTGGATAATTTATCCTTGAGCTCTGTCCAGCCGATACTCTCTAATAATGCTCAGGATAATGACAAGGGAGAGAGTGAGGATACGAGGAATCACTTAGATGCGGCTAATGGTGAGGAAGGAGAGGAATCTGATCCCATACTAGATCGATATTTCAGGGCATGTCAAAAAGGTGACCTTAAGActgtcaaagaaatgattgaaGGTGGAATAATCAACATTAATGAGGACTATGATCCAATTGAGAAAGTAACCGGGCTTCATTGGGCTAGTATCAACAATCGCCTTTCTGTTGTTTCCTATTTAGTGGCCAATGGAGCAGATGTAAATGCAAAGGCAGGAACCTTACATGCCCCTCCTCTTCATTGGGCGGCGCGTTATGGTTATGTCTACATTGTTCATTACCTTCTTGCACATGGAGCAGACGCAACTTTagaagatgatcaaggTTTCAATTTATTGCATCTTTCGGTGAATAGCTCTAATATTATGCTGGTTCAATAcgttttgttctttgtgGTGAGTAAGGGTATCATCGATGTAGACTGTCAGGATCCCAATGGGAGGACTCCTCTACTTTGGGCTGCCTACCAAGGTGATTCGCTGACCGTCGATTCCTTGTTGCGCTTTGGTGCCCATCCAAAGGTCCCCGACAGTGGCGGATTCACCCCTTTACATTGGGGTACACTCAAAGGACAACCACATGTTCTCATGTATCTGATACAAAGTGGAGGTGATTTTTTCCTCAAGACTAATGATGGGAAAGATTGCTTCACCATCGCAAAAGAGATGAATACTGTTCATTCGCTTACAGAAGCATTGAACCACTGCGGATTTAATCCAGAGGGATACCCATATAAGAAGTACTTTGGCAAGAGTTATCATGCCAAATTAACGACATTTTTCATTCCATGGATCTTCCTTGGAATCGCATTCGGATTATTCGCTCACATCCATCCACTTATCGCGCTACCTATAACACTAGTCTTTGGTATCGCTAGCATAAAGGCGCTCAATAATTTTGTGCTCACGTCCTATGGTCGTACGGGAGTCACGCCATTGTCTTTGTTGAGAACGCCATTGTATGCTGGTGTGTTCTCGGGTAGTGTCTTCTGGCTCGTCTGCGTCTGGGTGCGCAAAGTTCTTCCCATGACATTAGTCGAAGAGTTTTGGTCGAATCTAGCTTTGACGatattgatcttttccgTTGGTTATCATTTTGTTAAAttattgaaagaagattcaGGTTGTGTACCACCTGAGAGAGACTATGAGAAGATCAGAGATACTGTGAGTGAACTTCTAAAAGTTGGTAAATACGATACGAGACATTTCTGCATTGAGAGCTGGATAAGAAAGCCTCTACGAAGCAGGTTCTCCTCTTTGAATGGTACATTAATAGCCCGTTTCGATCATTACTGCCCATGGATTTACAACGACGTCggtttgaaaaatcataAGCGGTTCTTGTACTTTGTTGCACTAATTGAAGTTGCTGTTTGGATCTTTGCACATCTCTGTCTGGAGTAtttcgatgagcttgaagataACTATGACGACTACAACGGAGATTTGAAATGCTTCTTGATAGGAGATAGCGAGCTTTGTGCGGGATTGACCTACGACCTTTTTACCACTTTGATTCTTCTATGGGCGGTCTTCCAATCCATATGGGTGGGTTGTCTGGTGTTTGTTCAAGCTTTCCAGATTTTCAAAGGTGTAACAAATTATGAGTATAGCAAGTTGATGAGGGACAACAAGCGCATTAACATAGATCCTGCAGTGGCAAATGAATTCTTTAGTACAGCGCCAGAAGACTTGGATGCCGATTTGACTACCGAATCTAGGGTTACAGATATTGATACAACCGCTCCAGATAGTCGCCGTCGCCCCTTACCACGTCTAAATGAGTCTAGAAGATGTTTTGGTACCTTTTGTGCCATAACTGGGATGGATCAATGGATCAtgatattgaaagaagctgttGGAATGTCGCGTGAAGCATTGGGCTCATCACAAACTTCCCAGTCGTCCTTTCCAACAGATTATGGCTGGAAGACAAATATCAAGGATTTTTGGCTCTTGAGTGACAAGACAGCACCTATGTGGCAGAGAGTTTTCTATTCCCCTGTTACTTCAAGAGCTCTTCTAGGAGGACAAGAGGTGAATTATTACGAATTGTACAACTATCCAGAGAAGATTTAA
- the TDEL0A04890 gene encoding uncharacterized protein (similar to Saccharomyces cerevisiae YDR262W; ancestral locus Anc_5.623), which yields MLQRLSIMHSVLAAICVFTLLSTCLVEAKNVAGIEQYQDENGRLRRRFTREELPLQARDGKRLPFDLDQVIDEDSKLLKRDPKRLPLDVDRIINEENRIVKRGKVSNQQDFKVNKGEYEMRPVSLDSKLTSLKETLIFFGYARNDIELAAKLSDETQDIIIIAPTNDAISALPMKPWEYPQDIETLESSGATAMEIDNAIQHNILKFVRSHVVAYDDNTSYREFKSGYTTLRSVDFENSRRQDADGDILLKKEGDTFYVASNRDKKFHEVEKIEAASNGVVLVIGSCLEWP from the coding sequence ATGCTTCAACGTCTCAGTATAATGCATTCTGTGCTAGCAGCCATATGTGTTTTTACATTGCTTAGTACTTGTTTAGTGGAAGCGAAAAATGTTGCAGGGATCGAACAGTACCAAGACGAGAATGGTAGATTACGTCGGAGATTTACCAGGGAAGAGTTGCCCTTACAGGCTCGTGATGGCAAGAGGCTTCCATTTGATTTAGATCAGGTTATCGACGAGGATTCAAAACTGTTGAAACGTGATCCTAAGAGACTACCCTTGGATGTGGACAGAATTATCAACGAAGAGAATAGGATAGTTAAACGTGGTAAAGTTTCGAACCAACAGGATTTTAAAGTGAATAAAGGCGAGTACGAGATGAGACCAGTATCTCTGGATTCTAAGCTTACTTCATTGAAGGAgactttgatctttttcgGTTACGCAAGAAATGATATCGAATTAGCTGCAAaattaagcgatgagaCTCAAGatatcattatcattgCACCAACTAATGATGCTATATCTGCGCTTCCAATGAAACCTTGGGAATACCCTCAGGACATCGAGACCCTAGAGTCTAGTGGAGCTACTGCGATGGAGATTGACAATGCAATTCAGCATAACATCCTGAAGTTTGTAAGGTCTCATGTGGTAGCATACGATGACAATACTTCATACAGAGAGTTCAAGTCTGGGTACacaactttgagaagtgtcgactttgaaaattcaagaagacaaGATGCTGATGGTGATATCCtgttaaagaaagaaggtgATACCTTTTATGTGGCGTCGAACAGAGATAAAAAGTTTCACGAggtggaaaagattgaagcCGCTTCTAATGGAGTTGTATTGGTTATTGGATCATGTCTGGAATGGCCATAG